The DNA window TCCCGCCCCCGCCCCCAAACGTAAAACGCCGGACCAAACGGCCCGGCGCTCGCTTTTGTCGCAGATGTCGTCAGGCAGGGCCTGCGCCCTGCCCTTCGATCACTCGTCCTTGTCGTCGTCGTCGTCGCTGGACTTGGTGACGCCCAGATCGTCGTCGTCGCCCAGGTCCACGTCGCTGTCGGGCGTGTCGTCCGAATCGACTTCGTCGACATCGATGTCGAGATCGTCGTCCTGATCCTCGTCCTTTTCTTTCTTCTTGTCCTTTTCCTCATAGGGAATCGGCTGCTTGGACTTCAGGACGGGCTCGGGCTCCCACTTCTCGCCGCACTCGATGCACTCGACGGGATCGTCCTTGCCCAGATCGTAGAAGCGCGTGCCGCAGTTCGGGCAGGTCCGCTTTTGTCCCCATTCGGCTTTGGCCATGTGGCTCTCTTTCCTTGAACGTGAAGATTGGTGGCCGCGCGGGATCGCAGCGGCGTGTGAAACAGTAAGTGGCGCGCGCGCTCTTAAATGACAAGGGCGCTTTGGCAAGGGGGGTTCCGCAGATGGCAAGCTCCGTCGGCGTTGACAGCGCCGCGCCGCGCCGCGAAGCACTGGCGCCATCATGACCACCGCGCCCACCCGTTTCGCCCCTTCCGGCCCGCTGACCGGCACCGTCTCCGTTCCCGGCGACAAGAGCATTTCGCACCGATCACTGATGCTGAGCGCGCTTGCGGTGGGGGAAAGCCGCATCACCGGCTTGCTGGAGGGCGAGGACGTGCTGGCCACCGCCGCCGCCATGCGCGCCATGGGTGCGGACATCCTGCGCGGCGATGACGGCGTGTGGACGGTGCATGGCGTGGGCGTGGGCGGTCTGATGCAGCCTGGGCAAGCGCTCGACATGGGCAATAGCGGCACCTCCACGCGCCTGCTGATGGGCCTGGTGGCCAGCCATGCGATCACCTGCACCTTCACCGGCGACGCTTCGCTCAGCCATCGCCCGATGGGCCGCGTGATCGAGCCTTTGAGCGCGATGGGCGCGGATGTCAGCGCCTCGCCCGGTGGCCGCCTGCCGCTGATGGTGCGCGGCCTCGCCCCCGCCGTGCCGCTGGAATATCGCCTGCCCGTCGCCTCCGCGCAGGTGAAATCCGCGGTGCTGCTGGCAGGGCTCAACATACCGGGTGTCACCCGCGTGATCGAACCGGTGGCGACGCGCGATCATAGCGAGCGGATGCTGAAAGGTTTCGGCGCGGACATTTCTGTGGAGACCGATGCAGACGGCGCACGCATCATCTCCATCACCGGCGAGGCGGAGTTGAAGCCGCAGACCATCGCGGTGCCGGGCGATCCCTCCTCCGCCGCCTTCCCCATCGTTGCCGCGCTGATCGTTCCGGGATCGGACGTAACGCTGACGGGCATCGGCATGAACCCCACCCGCGCCGGGCTGATCGGCGTGCTGCGCGACATGGGCGGCGATATCGAGACGCTGGACGAGCGGGAGGTGGGCGGCGAGCCGGTGGCCGACCTGCGCGTACGCCACAGCGCGCTTTCCGGCATCGACGTGCCGCCGGACATCGCGCCGAGCATGATCGACGAATTTCCGGTGCTGTTCGTCGCCGCCGCCTTCGCCAAGGGCACGACGCGCACCAGCGGGCTCGACGAACTGCGCGTCAAGGAATCGGACCGGATCGCTGTGATGGCGGCGGGCCTCGCCGAAATTGGGGCGCAGGTGGAGGAGGCCGAGGATGGATTGACGATCATCGGCACGTCCGGCGATATGCTGCCTGGCTCCGCCCACCCGATCGCCAGTTCGCTCGATCACCGGATCGCGATGAGCTTTGCCGTCGCCGGGCTACATTGCCGGGATGGCGCGAGCGTGGACGACATGCATCCGGTGCAGACCAGCTTTCCGACGTTCGAGCCGATGCTGCGCGGGCTGGCAGAAGCATGAGCGATTTCGATATCTACACCCTGATCGGCTTTGTCGGCATGGCCTGCATCGTGGCGGCCTATGCCTATCTGACCTGGCAGAAGAGCCCGAACCCCTGGGTGCTGCACGGCACCAATTTGGCGGGCGCGGTGCTGCTCGCCATATCATTGTGGGTGCACACCAACTGGCCCAGCTTGGTGCTGGAGGGTTTTTGGGGTGCCATCGCGATCTACGGCCTGATCAAGGCCGCGCGCAGCAGGACAAGCGCGCAAGGTGAGGAGCAAGCGGTATGAAACATCTAATTTTTTCGCTGATGGCGCTGTTGGCGTTCAGCGCCGCTCCCGCTGCCACGCGGCAGGAAACATCGGCGGC is part of the Novosphingopyxis iocasae genome and encodes:
- a CDS encoding TIGR02300 family protein — encoded protein: MAKAEWGQKRTCPNCGTRFYDLGKDDPVECIECGEKWEPEPVLKSKQPIPYEEKDKKKEKDEDQDDDLDIDVDEVDSDDTPDSDVDLGDDDDLGVTKSSDDDDDKDE
- the aroA gene encoding 3-phosphoshikimate 1-carboxyvinyltransferase, with the protein product MTTAPTRFAPSGPLTGTVSVPGDKSISHRSLMLSALAVGESRITGLLEGEDVLATAAAMRAMGADILRGDDGVWTVHGVGVGGLMQPGQALDMGNSGTSTRLLMGLVASHAITCTFTGDASLSHRPMGRVIEPLSAMGADVSASPGGRLPLMVRGLAPAVPLEYRLPVASAQVKSAVLLAGLNIPGVTRVIEPVATRDHSERMLKGFGADISVETDADGARIISITGEAELKPQTIAVPGDPSSAAFPIVAALIVPGSDVTLTGIGMNPTRAGLIGVLRDMGGDIETLDEREVGGEPVADLRVRHSALSGIDVPPDIAPSMIDEFPVLFVAAAFAKGTTRTSGLDELRVKESDRIAVMAAGLAEIGAQVEEAEDGLTIIGTSGDMLPGSAHPIASSLDHRIAMSFAVAGLHCRDGASVDDMHPVQTSFPTFEPMLRGLAEA
- a CDS encoding CBU_0592 family membrane protein, with the translated sequence MSDFDIYTLIGFVGMACIVAAYAYLTWQKSPNPWVLHGTNLAGAVLLAISLWVHTNWPSLVLEGFWGAIAIYGLIKAARSRTSAQGEEQAV